DNA sequence from the Drosophila sechellia strain sech25 chromosome 3L, ASM438219v1, whole genome shotgun sequence genome:
TTTTGGAGATATTCGAATATCATACATTTAATATGCGAACAACAGAGTTATAGTAACATCTTTAAGCTATAAATTAAGGGTCAACTATGAGCATACATCGGCGTAGAGCACGTTGATCTTGACACTTTTACGTTGATGTAAACCCATCGAATCACCCTCGTTCGAAACTGCGAGTGGAGCATAATTATTCCAAATTCCTTCAAATGCATGCGTGCAAACGGTAATCAATGTTTGGACTCACGGTAGGTTCCTTCTACGGTAGATTTCGTGGAGGAACCCGAAGAATTCGTTTAACCAAAGACCCACAAAGAACCGGGAAGAATCGTACCTGCCTACAtacctatgtatgtatgtacatgcgTGCGTATGTATTTATCCGTACGACGTTCcctttatttttatggccaaaactGGATTCCACTTGGCTTGGCTTAGAATGTGAACTTTGGTGAGGTGGGGCTCGGCTGGGATTTTACATACAAATGTGTTTTTGAAGCGTAATTACATGCACTTCTTTATcgcagacagacagacggacagacagtCACTCTGGTGTATATGTAAGTAGTTGTATCCATGTGCATATTTGCCACAAAATGCCACCTCCAAATGGGTCAGCAATTTATTGCCGTAGATTGCGGGCGACAATTAAGCGAATCCAGTCCGAAAATCTGGCACATTCGGGATTACATCATCGAGCGGGCTTTAGCTTCACAATAAATATGTTCTGGAGCTGTTTTTGGCGGCAAATAGAATAGAATTGAATAGAATACACGGCTAACTTGTTTGGATTATTTGTGCTGCACTCTGATCGTGATTGTGAGTGATTTGCAAGGTTGGATTTTGCGCTCATCTCGGCATCGAAAACACTTAACACTGGCCCTGTTcattataattaattacacTCTTGCAAACACCGCTCCACGctacttttaatttaaatttgtgcCAACCATTTGCCAACCACTTGCCCCAAAACTCGATTGACGACTAATGGAACCAGGGGCAATGACCGTTGAGTGCCTTTGACGGGTCCTTCAGGAAAATCCCGATTAATCCTATTGCTGCCATGATATATCGAAACTCTTTTGAAATTCTGTGCAAGAAACCATAGAACTATATTTTTTCATCAGaagattgtttttttttttttgtatcaaGCTACCTGTTAGCTTTCGAAAAGTTAAGATTCTGTCGAATTACCATTTCCTTAAGTCAGCCAAACATTCCTCTAGTCGCAGCCCCATAAAGTTCGAGTACCAATTACCCAACCTAGAAGCAAATACCTGGTACCCCACCTAGGCTAGGCTAGAAAAATACCCACCACTGATATGCGGGTCCCCAAAAATAATGACTTAACGATTGATAACTTCAAAATGGTTCCCTCCACTGATTGTCCGGgtcaacaaaaattatttcaaGGGTACGTCCGAATCGGCGAGCGTGGTCGATGGTAAAATGTCTTCTGATAAGATtgacaacaaaaatatattgcaTAGCCACCATATGCAGCGGCCGTTCGGGATCTgcgctatatatatatatacatatatgtacttctcgaatcaaatcaaatgaaatctGTTATTTTATACAATATACTTCATTTTTTGAGCTATCTGCATGGTCCGAGTGGCTGCGTTGCGTTTTGGGTGTGCGATTCTCGTGTGATTTTGCCATAGgtcgtatatatgtatgtaggtaTAAATAGGTAGGTAGAGCAGATgtacttttgtttttcgcattcagtttttgtgttttaattatataagCGTGCTATCGCTGTGCAGCACGACTATGAATGACTTTTGTACATTAACTAATTGCAAACCATTTGTTTGTTCCCATTTGGCACTGTTACAGGAATCCTTGAAAATCAGCCCCGATCACGATATGCACGACTGGCTGTTCGATCGGGACGTCAAAGATCCCACCGTCATACTCAACGACAAGCTCATCTCGGATGCCCTGCTCAATGGCACACAGCCGATCAAGACGGAGCACTCCTACAGTCTCAGCAGCGACGTTGAGTCCCTGCCCGATTCACCAAAAAGCCTCCAGGCCAAGATCGAGGGTAGGTACCTCAAGAAACCTATAGGCCATAACGTGTTATAATACATTTAATCTAGCAAAGTAAGAGTAAAATGACACTCATCAAAATCGTGCAGGTGGTCAAAGCCATTTAAAGTAAAGAAGGCCAAGTTTAGGAATGGATAACAGTAAAAAACAGTAACAGGGTCGTACCTAGTTAGACATATCGATTGTCGATGACTGCAGACATGCAAGCATTCATAAATATCATAAAACAGTTTATTAGATATAGTATGGTGGGCTTTCAtgtaatataaaatattaaaatatgatTGCATTACAATGCTAGCACATGCTAGAATGCCCATCAAGGTGGACCTATGCAATTTGAACGATTGCTGATCGAAACAGAGCGATCACCGATAACACGGCCAATTGCATTTAGACGCAGACCgaacaattttgtttttttttttctttttttttgtattattgaAGGGGTCTGTCTGTAAGCCCCGAACAGCAATCCCAACACAGTTGGCAGTTGGTTAATTTGGGCCATGTAGACAGTGAAAACAACGCTGACAAGAATAACAGTTGAAAAACAGTTTCAGATCCGCTCTGTTCTGTTTCTAGTGTCGCGGTAGCATTTAGCAATTTAACGCAGTACTCGTGCATGAAGTTTTGTACTTTGACGCGATATCAGTTGTTCGTATGTATGACGGCAAACTGTGTATAATTACCCTGCCTGAGTTCTGGGCTTCTCTTTTTTTCGAGctgttattatttgtaattttatgGAAACTGTACGACAActgtgtaaataaaataaaacgaaatttttttttgtgactGTGCTGGGCCAGTTTTACGGACGTGGGCGTCGGGGGGTGGGGCCCAAAGTTTTgccagaaaaaatataaaaaactgaAACAACAGAATATGAAATGCAAACACAAGTGCAACTCGGCCAATTGACGCGTGCTCAGGCAAAGGAAAGTGCTTAGTTACAGACTACAGTCTAAAGAGCCCCAATTCTTGCATAATAATATGGGTTAGAAGCAATAATATTTGGCCATAATATTTACCCACATATTGCTCTATTTGATTTTGCCCATTGTCTATGGAACAAAAAGGGGGATGGAGCAAATACGGCTGTGAGCTAATTATTTTTGGGAAAATTAACAATTAACTGAGCCTAACGGATACCGATTTTAACTGACGCAAGCcaaggcaaataaaattttttaaatagaaAAAGATATTTAATCATTATGAAGTTTTAGGTTTTAGGGGCTATAAGCAAAAGTTTGGTtataatgaaatgaaatattaGCAGTTTATTTGAAGTTAAATAACAAGCTTATCGAAAGTGTAACTCACATTTTGTGATCACTAATACGCAGTGTTGCTGTGGATTCCGATGACGTGTCCCTTAAGTTGTCATAGCTAACCCTCTTTAACTAAAATCTCTAATGACTTTCATATATATGCTTCCCCAGACATGGACGACGAGTGCTTTCCCGCCATTTCACCGAAGACGGCGACCAATGGGCGCGTGACCATCGATCCCAAGTGCCTCACCTTCCACGTCCCGCCCACGCACGCCACGCCCATCAGCCGGCTGAGCAGCAATCCCGCCCTAAACACCTCCGTCGCGGATCTAACACGATCCTCCGGCCTGCAAAGCCTGCAGGCACACCAGCCACACCACGGATCCGGCTCGAGCCACGTGGTGGTGGCCAATCTGGAGCACTTTCAACTACCTCAGCACCTGTACGACAACGACTGCAGCTCCTCGGTGTCGTCGTTGCGGGAAGGCAGCATGTCGCCGGACATTTGCTCCGACATCGAGATCGACGAGTCGGCCATCAAGGATGAGCCCATGTCGCCGGACTCCAGCTGCCCCGCCAGTCCCACTTCTCAAGCGAGCAGCTCGCAGCACCAGCTCAGCCTTAATCTGGCCCACCTGCAGTCGGAAATGTTATTCGAGCCAAAGGTGAGTTCACACAGCATAACTAGGACTCCACCCAAAATGTTTAATTgccatatttatttatgttttatatattttttttgggaaatGTTTGTCTTGCAGCACTGTGGCCTCCTGCTAaccgccagcagcaacagcaacaacagcctCATAAAGTCCcagcagcgccagcagcaAATCATTGGCCAGGACAATCTGCTGCTGGCCAAGATGGAGATCAAGAGCGAGAAACAGAGCACCAGCAATAGCTCGGGCAAATCGCATGCCCACGGCTATGGAATCCCGCTGACGCCACCATCCTCCCTGCCCAGCGACGATTCCGAAGGTAACTTGAGTCCGGAACACCTGTTTGCGCCCCTGTCGCCGAACGCAACCGTTTCCATCTCCGTGGCCAATCCAGCCGGCGGTGAGTCATCCGTACGGGT
Encoded proteins:
- the LOC6605789 gene encoding cyclic AMP response element-binding protein A isoform X2, whose amino-acid sequence is MDMDDECFPAISPKTATNGRVTIDPKCLTFHVPPTHATPISRLSSNPALNTSVADLTRSSGLQSLQAHQPHHGSGSSHVVVANLEHFQLPQHLYDNDCSSSVSSLREGSMSPDICSDIEIDESAIKDEPMSPDSSCPASPTSQASSSQHQLSLNLAHLQSEMLFEPKHCGLLLTASSNSNNSLIKSQQRQQQIIGQDNLLLAKMEIKSEKQSTSNSSGKSHAHGYGIPLTPPSSLPSDDSEGNLSPEHLFAPLSPNATVSISVANPAGGESSVRVSRTAASITRSSSGSASASGSSSSSTVTTTRQPIHTPLISSQPKGSTGTLLLTEEEKRTLLAEGYPIPQKLPLTKAEEKSLKKIRRKIKNKISAQESRRKKKEYMDQLERRVEILVTENHDYKKRLEGLEETNANLLSQLHKLQALVSKHNVKKS
- the LOC6605789 gene encoding cyclic AMP response element-binding protein A isoform X1, whose amino-acid sequence is MEFYDGDLKDIWDSDLDPESLKISPDHDMHDWLFDRDVKDPTVILNDKLISDALLNGTQPIKTEHSYSLSSDVESLPDSPKSLQAKIEDMDDECFPAISPKTATNGRVTIDPKCLTFHVPPTHATPISRLSSNPALNTSVADLTRSSGLQSLQAHQPHHGSGSSHVVVANLEHFQLPQHLYDNDCSSSVSSLREGSMSPDICSDIEIDESAIKDEPMSPDSSCPASPTSQASSSQHQLSLNLAHLQSEMLFEPKHCGLLLTASSNSNNSLIKSQQRQQQIIGQDNLLLAKMEIKSEKQSTSNSSGKSHAHGYGIPLTPPSSLPSDDSEGNLSPEHLFAPLSPNATVSISVANPAGGESSVRVSRTAASITRSSSGSASASGSSSSSTVTTTRQPIHTPLISSQPKGSTGTLLLTEEEKRTLLAEGYPIPQKLPLTKAEEKSLKKIRRKIKNKISAQESRRKKKEYMDQLERRVEILVTENHDYKKRLEGLEETNANLLSQLHKLQALVSKHNVKKS